DNA sequence from the bacterium genome:
ATAAGAGAAAAACATTATGATGGATTAGCAGAATTTTCTCCACATGCCTTTTCTGACCCTGAAAATAAAAATGAATTTCCAATTTATCTTAAACATAGTGGGGAAGAATTTTCTGATAGTGAATTAAAAGAAAATTTTGAAAAAGTGGATATTAAATTTGGGAAAATTGGAATAAACATTTCAAAAACACTAAATGCACATTTTGGAGAAGTGGGATTAAAAACATTTCCTTTTTTGAAAGAAAGAGGTGTTAAATATTTTATGAATTCAATAAGAGTTGGGAAAAGATGGGATGACCCTTTATCTAAAATCTGGGAAATTAAACCTTATAATAAGCCGTTTTTTTCATTAGGTTATATTCCAGAAGATGAGTATTTCTTTAATGTAGAAGCATCACCACCCAAAATTGACATTAGTGCTTCTGCCCTTGATTCAGAAAGTCCTGATTTTGATTTTCTTTATGGCTGTACTACTTTCTGGAATGAAAATAAAAAAGTAGAAGTGGAAAAAGCAGCAAAAAGAGGTATTTTCAAGATACAAAGAGGACTTGAAAATGGTTTTTTTGGTTCTCTTTCAACTCATGAACAGAGAATTTCTAATGTTCCAATTTTACAATTTGAAAACATAATTTCATCTATTTCTAATGAAATAAATAAAATGTCTGTAATTTTCAAAAGTTATGATTTTATTTCACAATATGCAGAAAGCAGAGCAAATTACACAATAGATAAAATAGAAATAACAAATAAAATTTCTATTGTTCTAAAAGGTGAAAATAAAGTTGAACAACTTCTTTATCTTTTCACTGAAACAAATGGACTGCCAAAAACAAGTTTTTTAAAAGTGCCAACTTTTCAAAAACAAATTATTTTAAATTTTTCTATTTGATTTAACATTTACGGAGAAAAAATGGGGAAATTAAAAATAGGTTTTATTGGATGTGGTTCTATCTCTTATGGACATTTATATCAAATAAAAAAAATTGAGGATGTTGAAATAACCGGTGTTTTTGACCCTAAAAAAGAAAATGTTAATAAATTTTTATCCGAAGCAGGGGAAGGTAAAATTTTCACTAGTGAAGAAGAACTTATTAAAAATGTAGATGCAGTAATTATATGTTCTCCTCATACATCACATTTTCCTCAAATAAAAACTGCACTGGAAAATGGAGTTGATGTTCTTGTTGAAAAACCAGCAGTTGTTAATTATGAAGAAGCAATTAAATTAAGAAAATTGATTGAAAAAACAGGTAGAAAAGTTGTAGTTGGTTATCAAAAGCATTATATGGAATTACCTCTATCAGTTAAAAAAATTATTCAAGAAGGGAAAATTGGAAAAATTTTATTTTTAAGTGGATTCCTTTCTCAAAACTGGATAGAAGGAATTACAAAAAGTGGAAGAATATGGAGATTTGACCCTAAATTTTCAGGGAAAGGGCAACTTACTGATTCTGGAAGTCATTTTATAAGTATGCTGTTTTGGATAACATCTCTTACTCCTGAAAAAGTTGGTGCTTTTATTGAATTTTTTGATAAAAAAGTTGATATTAATTCTTCATTTACAGTTAAATTTAAAGAAGGAGCACTTGGCAGTTTCAGTATTCTTGGTATTGACCCGTCTTATAGAGAAGCACTAATGATATGGGGAGAAAAGGGATTAATAAAGTTGAGTTTATTTGGAGAAAACTCATATATTCATTACAATGGAGAAAAAGAACCAAAAAAAATTTCAGTCTCAAAACCAACAATTATTTCTCCTGTTGATGACTTAATAAAATGTATAAGAGAAAATAAAGAACCAGAAACAGACATTTCTGTTATAGAAAAAGTTGCCTTACTTTCAGATAAAATTTATGAGAGTTTTAATAAAGAAAAAATTGTAAATTGTTAAAAAAAATTTATTCAGAAAAGATAACCTATGGATATATTGAAAATTAATTGTGAAAAAGTATGTGATTATCTTGTTTCATTTTTAAAAGAAGAAGTAAGTAAAATTGGTTTTAATTCTGTTATTTTTGGGTTATCAGGTGGACTTGATTCTTCTCTTGTTGCCTTTTTATGTAAAATGGCTTTTGGAAGAAATAATACTTATGGGATAATACTTCCATATAAAGATACACCAAAAGAGTCAGTTGACCATGCTTATCTTATTGGTAGAACTTTGGGAATAAGACATTTGAGATTTAATATCACTCCTCAAATTGATTATTATTATAAAAATTTCCCACAGGCAACTAAATTAAGAAAGGGAAACAAAATGGCAAGAGAAAGAATGAGTATACTTTATGATCTATCTTCTCATTTTAAATCACTTGTTGTTGGGACAAGTAATAAAAGCGAAATATATTTAGGATATGGAACATTACATGGAGATACTGCTTATGATATAAATCCTGTTGCTGACCTTTACAAGACACAAATTTATCAATTATCTGAATATTTAAAAATACCAGAAGAAATAAGAATAAAAAAACCAAGTGCAGAATTATGGGAAGGACAAACAGATGAGGAAGAATTGGGATTTTCCTATGAAGTTGCAGATAAAGTTCTTTTTTATTCTTTTGAAAAAAATATGAAACAACAGGATATTATGAAAGAAATTAAAATTGATGAAAGGACTTTTTTGAAAATTATTGAGAGAGTAAAAAAATACGAGTTTAAAAGAAAACCACCTTTAATGGCAAAAATACCTGATGAAATTAAGTATTAATAGAAATTAGAAGTAATATTACTGCCTGATTTTGTTCTTTCGATTGCTGTTTGAATTCTTTCTTTTAAATCGGAGATTTCAATTGTATTTGTGTTTTTATCAATTGTTAAATTTATTGAATTTCTTAAATGTACTCCTTTTATTAAATACTGTTTATTCTCCTTTTCACCAAGAAGCCCTTCAAGTGTTAAAAAATTATTTTTAAGTGTTATTTTCATACCCATTTGTCCATAATAGAAATTAGAACTTCCAATTGTTTTTATAGGATTTCC
Encoded proteins:
- a CDS encoding Gfo/Idh/MocA family oxidoreductase, with translation MGKLKIGFIGCGSISYGHLYQIKKIEDVEITGVFDPKKENVNKFLSEAGEGKIFTSEEELIKNVDAVIICSPHTSHFPQIKTALENGVDVLVEKPAVVNYEEAIKLRKLIEKTGRKVVVGYQKHYMELPLSVKKIIQEGKIGKILFLSGFLSQNWIEGITKSGRIWRFDPKFSGKGQLTDSGSHFISMLFWITSLTPEKVGAFIEFFDKKVDINSSFTVKFKEGALGSFSILGIDPSYREALMIWGEKGLIKLSLFGENSYIHYNGEKEPKKISVSKPTIISPVDDLIKCIRENKEPETDISVIEKVALLSDKIYESFNKEKIVNC
- a CDS encoding NAD+ synthase produces the protein MDILKINCEKVCDYLVSFLKEEVSKIGFNSVIFGLSGGLDSSLVAFLCKMAFGRNNTYGIILPYKDTPKESVDHAYLIGRTLGIRHLRFNITPQIDYYYKNFPQATKLRKGNKMARERMSILYDLSSHFKSLVVGTSNKSEIYLGYGTLHGDTAYDINPVADLYKTQIYQLSEYLKIPEEIRIKKPSAELWEGQTDEEELGFSYEVADKVLFYSFEKNMKQQDIMKEIKIDERTFLKIIERVKKYEFKRKPPLMAKIPDEIKY